One genomic region from uncultured Subdoligranulum sp. encodes:
- a CDS encoding sugar ABC transporter permease: MNFFVKSGSLSRQRHITGWLLLVPMFLALMVNYLLPFVIAFIRSFYRGMGNTFVGMENYIELLQNHTFLLAIRNLLILWAFVLPLNLCIAFLLALLCHRIHGGRSSALFFLPAVLPAVCVVEIVSQLFGTSQIDGLFSLLPADWSTGQVSGMVFGCLVLWKGLGYSLLILIVALGSIPEEYLEAAALEGASYWRIVFSIRLPLTAPSLGICAILAVYNSFRCFREALLLGGAHPTESLYSLQHFLQNNFSNMNFARLEAASVFLIVIPLLLLVFFSAFWKLPVWKRKEGGRS, encoded by the coding sequence ATGAATTTCTTTGTAAAAAGTGGATCACTGTCCCGACAACGCCATATCACAGGCTGGCTTTTACTGGTTCCTATGTTTCTGGCTCTTATGGTCAATTATCTGCTTCCGTTTGTTATAGCGTTTATCCGCAGCTTTTACCGCGGCATGGGAAATACCTTCGTGGGGATGGAAAACTATATAGAACTGTTGCAGAATCATACCTTCTTGCTGGCAATTCGTAATCTTCTGATTCTTTGGGCATTTGTCCTGCCTTTGAATCTTTGTATCGCCTTTCTTCTGGCATTACTGTGCCATCGTATCCACGGTGGTAGATCATCGGCTCTCTTCTTTTTACCCGCCGTTTTGCCAGCCGTCTGTGTGGTAGAAATTGTTTCCCAGTTGTTCGGAACTTCGCAGATCGATGGTCTGTTTTCCCTTTTACCTGCAGATTGGTCTACGGGACAAGTGTCTGGTATGGTTTTTGGCTGTCTCGTTCTTTGGAAAGGGCTTGGATATTCGCTTTTGATTCTAATAGTCGCGTTGGGCTCAATTCCGGAAGAATACTTGGAGGCAGCTGCACTGGAAGGGGCCTCTTATTGGCGAATTGTTTTTTCCATTCGCCTTCCTCTTACAGCCCCTTCTTTGGGAATTTGTGCCATCCTAGCTGTATACAATTCATTTCGCTGTTTCCGCGAAGCCTTGCTTTTGGGTGGGGCGCATCCTACAGAATCACTGTACAGTTTACAACATTTCCTGCAAAACAATTTCAGTAACATGAATTTTGCCAGACTGGAGGCGGCGTCGGTCTTTCTCATTGTTATCCCGTTGCTTCTACTCGTATTCTTTTCGGCCTTTTGGAAATTACCTGTCTGGAAAAGGAAAGAAGGTGGGCGGTCATGA
- a CDS encoding TetR-like C-terminal domain-containing protein, whose amino-acid sequence MEKKPDRRIRRTKALLRHGLAQLMTEKSVNEVTVKELVDLVDINRSTFYLHYTDIYNMLEKVEDELFEEILHTIRTHPVSPFNKDSFPFIEDIFAILFDNREICAALLGPHGDIGFLHRIEEMLSQYSLAALREAFPERMDNLKYTYAYCVAGGVGLIKDWLSNGCQESPQHMAQLTFRLVTNTVSDFYPHA is encoded by the coding sequence ATGGAAAAGAAGCCCGACCGGCGGATCCGCCGCACCAAGGCGCTGCTGCGGCACGGCCTTGCCCAGCTGATGACCGAGAAAAGCGTCAACGAAGTGACCGTGAAGGAACTGGTGGACCTGGTGGACATCAACCGTTCCACCTTCTATCTGCACTACACCGACATCTACAACATGCTGGAAAAGGTGGAGGACGAGCTGTTCGAGGAGATCCTGCACACCATCCGCACCCATCCGGTCAGCCCCTTCAACAAGGACAGTTTTCCCTTCATCGAGGATATCTTCGCCATTCTGTTTGACAACCGGGAGATCTGTGCCGCACTGCTGGGCCCCCACGGGGACATCGGGTTTCTCCACCGCATCGAGGAGATGCTGTCCCAGTACAGTCTGGCGGCCCTGCGGGAGGCCTTTCCCGAGCGGATGGACAACCTGAAATACACCTACGCCTACTGCGTGGCCGGCGGCGTGGGTCTGATCAAGGACTGGCTGTCCAACGGCTGCCAGGAAAGCCCCCAGCATATGGCCCAGCTTACCTTCCGGTTGGTGACCAACACCGTGAGTGATTTTTATCCCCACGCCTGA